In the Brettanomyces nanus chromosome 1, complete sequence genome, TTTCTCGACTCTCTCATAGttcgtcttcttcctcatcgCTATTAAAGTCCAACTTCTCTTGAGGGAAATCACCGGTCTCCACAACAATTGGCTTCACAAAAGATCCATAATTCAATTTACACGTGAAATATTTCACCCCCTTGATAGAACCATCATTCTTTCCGTAAGGTTCGTCAAGCTCAACTCCAACCCAGCTATTCTCGTTGTTGATCTCTGGAATCTTACCAACATATCTCACTGTTCCTAGCCTTTCGAATGAAGAATTATGCAGTTTGCAGCGATCACCTACTCTAATCGTTTTTGCTTTaacttcattctcttctaGCAGCTCCTGTATTTTCCCCGTAAATGCTGGATCATAACGGCCtagtttcttttccaacttccatttcttgacGGTATGTGCCATCTCATCgtatctcttttcttccaacTTGAACAATCCTTCTTCGTCCTGGTCTTCAGGATTAAGCAACTCCttctgaagttgaatcaTATCGGGGTCATTACTAGTACTTTCAATATGGATCCTTGTAAAAGGAGAAATGTGAAGATCTTCTAAAAGTGTGGTTTCTTCGTTCAATAAACTGTCTATCTGCTCTCTCTCATTGGAATCATTCGTCTCGTATatccatatcttctgcGATTCTGGAGGAATCCCTGTAATATACTCCACCCTGTGCTTAAAATATTTCAATGTCCAATCGGGAGAAAGTCTTCTTTCGGAAGATGTCAAATCAGACGTCAGATGTATTGTAAAGTCCTCCATTattcaaatgaagagataaGAGTAAGTAAAGAAAACAACACGAAAAAGCCAATAGGAGGAACTCACTATAAATTACCGGGCGCGATATCGGGGGAACCAACTCCTCTTATTCCTACCCCGGTAGTTAGACGATGCTTTCTTTCGTTATACAAATATGCCTAAAATACCCACCAAATACAAGTTCAAAAAGAGGCCACCAAATGGATTCTCCAAAATAGAGCCCACGCTGGCCAAATTCAGTGCCAAAATGAAAGCAGCAGAGTCCAAGCCACTACCGTTAAATCGACCAAAGCATGAGAGTACGTGGGAAATATATAAATTAAACCATCAACGGTCAAGATACATCTTTGAGATCTattacaagaagaaaatgatcaGCCGAGAGTTGTATGATTGGTTATTAACAAACAAATTTGGCGATAAAGAACTCATAGcgaaatggaagaagaaagggTACGAAAATCTATGTTGTCTAAAGTGCATCCAGGCTAAGGAGACTAATCAGGGAACTACGTGTATCTGCCGAGTCCCCAGGGCCACGTTAAAAGAAACACAGAAGGATAAGGGAAAAGACACGAGATGCGTGAATTGTGGATGTAGAGGATGTGCAAGTTCTGATTGAATCTGTACTACTAATAATACGTATACTAAATGAGAGTTTGAAAATCCCATATCTTTCCTTAGTTTAATCAGTGAGaccaaaaaagaaaactctgaagaaaagaaaaaaaaagatcgaGACTGAAATTTTCtctgaggaagaagaccAAAGAGTGTGAGATAATATCGACACTTGTACATCCGTCATTATTATTAAGGATGAGCTCACAACAAACCACGAGCAGACCTGATTCTGGTCGTCAGCAAGGACTTAAAGGCAATACCAATGGGGGACATAGGAAAAAAGACAAGTTCGAGGGACCTAAGAGGGAGGCCATTCTTAAACTAGAGAACTATATCAACACGGAGATTATAGTGACGTTGTCGGGTGGAAGAGAAGTTGTGGGAAAGTTAACCGGCTATGACCAGTTAATGAATCTTGTTTTGGAAAATACCGTGGAAAGATTAAGAGATGTCAACGATAGATCCAAGCTTTCTGAGAACACTCGTAACTTAGGTAGAGTTATCATTAGAGGTCCTTTGCTATTGACCATTTCTCCAAGGGAGGGCTTTGATATGATTGCCAACCCAtttattgatgaagttAGCGATCAGACTGTTATCTAAATCCATATACAGCTTCTTCTGTACATTTAATACTTGTCCTTTTATATGCAATTGAAATCATTAAATGAATTTTATAAATAATTATTCATCAATTGTGATGGGTCATTAGCAAAGGTGCTCTTcgcatcttcttcacttgGATCTAATTTATAATTTTTATGCTCATGAAGATCTGTtttatcttcctcatcaaagaATATAGTCTTCTTTAAGGCTTCCACCTGTCCACTCACTCCTTCAGGGATCGTATTTAGCATTCCTGTAGGACCATCGTAAATAATCGAATTATTATCGTCCATCCAGCTCTCGTCTTCGtcatcctcctcctcctcctcctgATCAGTAGATGCAATTGGTTGCCGCTTAGGGTTAGGTTTAACTGGTATTTGTGTACTCTTATTGCTCTCAGCGATAGACTTAGCGTGCTCTTTATCCAGTATTTTTgacatcttttcttctatccCCAGATCACCTTCATCACTATCAGAAGCCTCATCTTCAGGATTTAATGCAAAATCACCCCAGTCTTCTCCTTTATAGCATTTTTCCCCAAAATGACTCTCTACCATATGCTGTACAACGGGCCATCCGTATGCATTAGCAAAATTCCTTCTCACAATCATGTTATTATGAGCATCTGGTGGAATATTCACCAACACTTTCCTCCAGGTCAGTCCCTTATGCCATTTTCTTGCGATCTTCTCCTCCAGCATTCTCTGTCTACTCGTTGTATCCATCGAATTTATGAAGGAGTTCGATTTCGATATCTTAGGTTTCGGAATCATGCTTGGCCTATAGATTTTGTCATGCAAAATAACATTATTTCTCGTAGAAGGATCAAGAATGAAATCCGAATCCGGTCTAGGCGGTAACAAGACACGGCTCAaaccagaaagaatattAGTCTTAGGAATGGGTGTTGCCGGAACTTTCTGCACGTCGCTgacatctccatcatcatcatctatAGTGGTTTGAAATCTCTGATATCTTTTAACCTTCTTTGACATTCTTGTATTACCTGCAGTACTTGGAGTTGTACTCACCCAAGACTGAAGCTTTGCTTTAATCAAATCCAGCATTCCCTGACCATTTCCATCAGGACCTTCCGCAGCGACCTCAATTCCAGCAGAATCTGACAAACTATTACCTGTTGATTCAGCAATAACTTGATCCTGATCTTGattctcatcatcttcctctctttCCACATTTGCAGGGATCTCACTCACATGCTCATCGGAGCTGGCCGCTTCTTCCAGATTTTCATAGTTTGGATTCAAAGAACCACTCAGTTTTAAAGTGCCGTACATTTGAGCAAGACCGTTCCAGTCCAAAAAAAGTAGAGCAGCGGTTCTTAATGGCACAATGCCATCGTGCAAAGTATTCGCATAAACAGTCCTTCTCTTGAATTTTCTCAATACCTTGCGTGTAGCCTTGGATGGTAATAAAAGAAGTAGCGGCTTACTGCTTTGCAATCCCAAATCCTGTCCTGTCTTTCCAACAACACCCATTGAAAGAAACAGTTTCACATATGCTGGATTTTCGTTTGATATTCCCAATAACGGGGAAGCCATAGCAACAAAATTCTCTGGATGGACCGTGTGGAAGAAATTAGGATAATTATGCTGGATGTATGCAATTGCGAAAGTTTGAACTAGACCTCCCAAAGAGTGCGCTATAAACGAGATTTTCATCACCTGTCCAATTTCAGGCACGACTGTCTTGACAATCCATTCAGCTAACCTTCGTCCAAGATATTTCACGCCTCTTTCCGTTTTACAAACGTTACCAGTGAATCCTCTAATCACTATATTTTCTCCAGTTCTCGCACACATTTGCTGGATACGCTGCTTCATGTAAAACATATCGGCGGTAGTGTTGGAATAGAGTCCATGTGTCAGAATCACCAAATGAACTGGATGTTCCTTGCATGGAATGAAAAGAGGAGGCTGATTCCAAAGATCCAAAGTGGTGAAATGCTGGACATCCAAATTCTGAGCAAAATTACCATAGAAATCCTTATAATATCGCTTATGAAGTTGTTCAGGCTTCCTGCAAATGAAGATTTCAAAGTTGATTTCGGATGATGTGTTGAAAACAATCTGGGATATCACGTTAACCACCCAAACGTGTTTGGATTGCATTGTATGGCAAGAAAGGCTGGCATGTATATTCTGACCAGGCATTACATTAGGATTATAATGGGGTTGGTCAGCCGTGATAAAGCAACGCTTGGTGTTATCAAAATCAGCCGGAGCTATATCACAGTAGAGCATATACGGCCCGGACAATATGTTCGGCGTGAGAAACACATTTTCTACATTTTTCACACCAATATAAAGCGATTGGCAGATTCCCTCTGGATCATCGGGAACGTATGTGATAATAAAACGATGAATATCTCCCACCTTCATCGAATAATGCGAGTGATAGATAAGACCCGGTGGCGGGTCAGTAATATCATTCATTGAGCAGCAGCCACAAATATTTAAGGATGCAGAACAACAATTAAACAAAAACAACGCAGAAGAGAGGACAACCTAAGATGGATGACTGATGGAGATATACCCACGATGCCAATTGAGGTGTACAACCCGTGTAAAGACAGCTGGATAGAGATCCCTCATAAAAACAAATTCAGATATGAATGACAGAATCGACCCGTCGATAGAGCATATAGAAACTTTTTCTGCCTAGAACCAACACATCATCGCATCGGAGAAATTCTCCGGCCACAAGGTTCCAGTTACCCATAGATACGAAtgctgaaaagaagaagcttttgGCTTTTCCGCTCTATTGTAAAACCGCCCCGGTACAGGGCTAGAAAGATCTTTCCACTATTACTCATTGCACTGCCGCACTCAACTAAATTGCATTTTCTTGTACGATATTTCTTTGCTAAATCAGATTATGAGCAGGCTAAGTGCATCCAACAGAGGCAAAAAATAAAGTTTCAATCATCTATTGAGCGCCTGAAAATTGATGACTGGATCTGCAATTTCTGAATactttttgtcttttttgattcttgatttttcattatATCAATTAGTCACCGGAAAAGCCCGTAGcaaagtgaaaaatggTACgcgaaaattttttttcagtgCTTTTTTTTGCTCTCTCTCCGCATTTTTGAAACTTATTTTGATTTGTCCGTGCATGCCTCGTAGGAGTCATATGAGAAAAAGTGACCTTGTACATATAGCTTTGTTATTCTCGGAACGAAAATATTCGAAAGATCTACCAGAGCAATTTTatcctttttcttgaatttcaACCTTTCATCTAGCATAACTGATAATTTTGGTAACATCAGAATGCTCTGTACCACCTTCCCTGTTTCCTCGAGAAGAGCGGCTATATCTATAACTAAAAAGTTACTACGATGCAATAATAGCTGCGCTTCCACTCATTATAAGATAAATTCTCTCTATGGTGTGCGTCATAAATCTTCTGCTGTTCATGTGAGACGAGAGCAGCCTTCTCCTGCTTTTAATATtatcaatgaagaagaagacaatgATACTGAGGCTGCCGTCGAAGCTGCAGCCGCTACGGAACACGTCTGTGCCGATACCGATGGTCCTAGTGCCGCAGTCATGGCACataaaagaaagttgaCTCCTCTTTTCCGAGAGGTTGAAATGGACGATTCAATGATTGGAATGACTGGTGGAGAAATCTTCCACGAAATGATGGTGAGACATAACGTTGATACTGTTTTTGGCTACCCAGGTGGTGCCATTCTCCCTGTTTATGATGCTATTTACAACTCTGATAAATTCAAGTTTGTCCTCCCTCGTAATGAACAAGGTGCTGGCCATATGGCTGAAGGATATGCCAAGGTGAGCGGCAAAACTGGCGTTGTTTTGGTCACTTCTGGGCCTGGCGCAACGAATACTGTCACTGCCATGACCGATGCTTTGGCTGATGGTGTTCCTCTTGTTGTGTTCACTGGTCAGGTTCCAACTACTGCCATTGGAACTGATGCCTTTCAAGAGGCTGATGTTGTTGGTATTTCACGTTCTTGTACCAAGTGGAACGTAATGGTGAGATCCGTTTCGGAGCTTCCGCGTAGGATAAATGAGGCATTTGAGATTGCTGCATCTGGAAGACCAGGACCAGTTCTTGTTGATTTGCCAAAGGATGTCACTAGTGCTGTTCTTAATCATGCAATTCCAACATCTTCCACTATTCCTAATAACGCGTTGGATACTATTACGCGTTCGGCGGTCACTCAATTCACGACTGAATGCATTGAACGTGCTGCTGATTTGCTCAACAAAGCTAAGAAGCCAGTCCTATACGTCGGTGCAGGTATTCTCAACAATCCGAAGGGTCCTCAGCGTCTACGTGAATTGGTTGACAAGGCACAGATTCCTGTTACTACTACGCTACAAGGTCTCGGTGCCTTTGATCAGAGGGATGAAAAATCACTAGATATGTTGGGTATGCACGGTTCTGGTACTGCAAATATGGCAATTCAGAACGCCGATTTGATCATCGCTATGGGTGCAAGATTCGATGACAGAGTCACTTGTAATGTTTCAAAGTTTGCCCCTGCTGCTAAGTtggctgctgctgaggGACGTGGGGGTATAATTCATTTTGAAATCTCTCCAAAGAACATTAACAAGGTTGTTGAAGCTACCGAGGCTATCGAAGGTGATGTTACCAGGAACCTTGAATTGTTCAACCAGTTGGTGAAACCTGTTAAGTCTAGACCGGAATGGTTTGCCCAAATTAAAGagtggaaaagaaaattccCCTATGCTTATGAACACGAGGATCCAGGCTCTCCGATAAAGCCTCAAACTTTAATTAAAGAAATTAATAAGCAGGCGATTGCAACTGGCCGTGAGACTATCATCACCACTGGTGTCGGTCAACACCAAATGTGGGCTGCGCAATACATTACTTGGACCAAGCCACGCACGTTTCTTACTTCTGGTGGTTTGGGTACGATGGGATTTGGTCTTCCAGCTGCTATAGGTGCTCAGGTTGCCAAACCAGATGCTTTAGTTATTGATATAGATGGAGATGCCTCTTTCAATATGACTCTTAATGAGTTGTCCTCTGCTGTTCAGGCGGGTACTCCAATTAAAATTATTATTCTCAACAACGAAGAACAAGGTATGGTGACTCAATGGCAGTCGTTGTTTTACAAACATAGATATTCACATACCCACCAGCAGAACCCTAACTTTGTGAAGTTGGCCGAGGCCATGGGACTAAAAGGTGCTAGAGTTTCCGAACAGAAGGATTTATCCCCTGCTATTGCTGAATGTCTTTCTTACAAAGATGGACCTTTCTTACTAGAAGTCATGGTGGAACATAAGACGCCGGTTCTTCCGATGGTTCCTGCCGGTAATGGGTTAGAACATTTCATGTCATACAATCCAAAATTTGAGAAGGAGCAAAAAGAGCTTAGACACAAGAGAACTCATGGTAAATATTAGGTATACAATAAGAAAGATCGATTTATCAACCGTAGAGTGCCTTCATGCTTTTGCTATTACAGCTCCATTATTATTCGTTTCATCATATCCTTTtacttctccttctgattGTTTCGtttattcattttcttttttctttctccgATTCGATTATGCATATACAATTTCCTTAACTGCTAATATTCTCCATAAAACATCACTTCGGTTTCTTTCGGACCCCTCTAATTTGCtccttttttgaagaatttgcCAAAACTAATCTTGTTATCAGAGAAAGTCTTAGCTAGATTCTTCTCTAGATGGTGCCTGTCAATATTGAAATTAGGTCttgaggagttgaagaaactgctGATATTGGATCCCACAGAGGGTGATATTGATGGTGTCTGTACTATTGTAGGACTTGTATATTTAGACCTTGACGACATTGAAGTCATTTTATCCACGTTCAACCTCTCTATGAAGCTGTTCGATTCATCAAGGTTATCGTCACTGGTCTCTTGGAAAGACCTTAACTGGGTTTTGAATAGGTCCATATACTTGAACttatctttctcaaagGTGGCGTCATTTCGTAGCATTCCCTTAAGTTTTAGGGTTTTGACAAAATTGTTGAAATTTGAATCCTTGATATTTCCAAAATAGTTCACAATATAGCTATCAGTAGGCTTATGTGGTACCATCAACACCTTCATCAAAGCCACCACTTCAGAAATTTTGCTGCTAATAAACTTTCCAAAATTCGGTGACCCTTTGATTTTGGCCCCATAAGCGGCCTTAAGGGGtagattcaagaaaaatcCCTTCAACGTTTGCAAATCCAAAATAAATTGCTCTGCCATCACTTCAGTGATCGGTTGCAACTTAACTATGTTAAGAGTCATATCATCAACTACCAGTTCAGCTAATTTATCAATGAAGTTTCTCGCATAGGAGCTTTTGTTGAGCTTATCAAATATCAACTCGCAATCCTCATTCAACGTACTCTTAATTGAAGTCATATGCCGGGATTCTCCAGTAActtctttcatcattcTCCAATTGTTATTGGCCATTTCTCTCCAAGCATACTGTAAATCTCCGTCAATCTTTGAGTAGATTGCGGTCATGCAATGCGTTACCATATCAAGAAATGACTCCTCTAGACTAGAAAAGTCAATTTCTTTCGATAGTTCTTTGGGTTCCAATAACGAGCACAATTTCACAGATAGCTGACTGGTCGTAGTTGAGCAGTAATCTGCAGTATTTAAAACAAGACATACTATGTCTATGACCTCCGCCTGCTCTTGAGCATTGGCTGACAGCAATTTATTGCCGTCAGGAATCAGTATCTGAAGAATTCGACGCTGATATTCCATCAAatatttggagaagagttTGGAGAGACGAATTAACGGCCGGCCGTGAGTAAGCTTTGCAAGCTGGCCTAACATCTGCCTGTAGTTTCTAAATAGATCAGCAGCTGACTCCAAAACATTGATACCTTCATCAGTAACAACTTCAGATTTCTCTTCAGAATTGCTGTTTTTTCTGTGGCCAACATCACTGCCATTATCACCTCCTTCGGCAACCCCAGATTTTCTATACATAGATGAGGGATTCAAGTAATCTAAAAATTTCCTTTCAATAATGCTACCCTGGTGGTCTATCCAAACATTAAGATATGGTTCAAAAACATCCGAAATGCTCCTATCAAAATTGAAAGTAGTACTATCTCCGAAATCGCTGTACATCTTAAATTTCTGGTTTAAATAGGATTCAAAATCCAATGTTTGAGCTAATGCAGTTAATAAGAGATTAGCATCAACATGAGGTCCATTGAGTCTAGTTTCTTTGGCAGTCACttctttcaagtccttTCTAGTAACCTCACAAAACCTGTTTGATAATGCAATAGGCATTTTCCAATCCTTTGGGAACATTTTGGAGTGAACCTGCTGGAAATTAGTTAATATTCGCTGAAAGAATATGTATCTTCTGTTTAAGTTCTCCAAGGAGCCTGCCTCTTCGGAGCTCCTGAAAATACCGGTAAGCTCTTTTAGTAGTACATTGACATACCAATTCGTTAATTTGTCCCTATAAGCCTTACCAAGAATGTCTAGAATATCACAAGCCTGCAAAATCGTTGGATTATTGAGGGTCTCGTTAAACtcagcttcaaaatctttgaagatctcATCTATAACTCTATTTCTCATCGAAAcaatcttcttgttgaGAGTATTGATTTCATCTATACTCTTATAAGTTTGAAAATGTTGCATGAGCTCCAATACTGCACTAAGCAACTGCTTAATTTGGTTGTAGTCCCTTATTGTAGTCTCGTTATTGATTAACTTCTCTAGAGCATCGTAAGCAGTAACAAGCATCTGTAGACGCTTCAAAATCGTCATGGATAACGTCAAATTCTTTTTGCAGCTATCCAATTTTTTGATATTTGCTGTCATGGAATTGATTGTTGCTCCTGTATTCTCGGCAAGCCTTTTTGTGGAATTAAATTCGAGTAACAACTCATCCAATTGCATTTGAAGCTTGTCCAATTCCATAGAAGGTTTCTCCACTTCGGACAATCTCTGATTATAATCACACTCCCTCTGTAAAAtttcaccttcaatttcCAACTTGTATCCGTTGGTATAGGCCATCAATGAGTCCAAATCGGCAAGGCTTTCCGAGCCATTAAATAGATCCATAATGTCATCCAAAGGATTATAGTCTAAAGACTCTATGTTGTTTCGATTGGGATCATTATCAGCATCCGCAGCATTCGATGCCTTAATGATTTCATCTCTCAGAGATTTTGCTGCAggcatcatcaatcaaatgTAATGGCCGCTGAAACAGATACGCTATGAAGCAACACAACCACCTTGCTTCAATATAGTGAACAATATCGATTTGATCTTTTCGATTAGCAAACTGCTTATGTAAGAGGG is a window encoding:
- the ILV2 gene encoding Acetolactate synthase, mitochondrial, whose protein sequence is MLCTTFPVSSRRAAISITKKLLRCNNSCASTHYKINSLYGVRHKSSAVHVRREQPSPAFNIINEEEDNDTEAAVEAAAATEHVCADTDGPSAAVMAHKRKLTPLFREVEMDDSMIGMTGGEIFHEMMVRHNVDTVFGYPGGAILPVYDAIYNSDKFKFVLPRNEQGAGHMAEGYAKVSGKTGVVLVTSGPGATNTVTAMTDALADGVPLVVFTGQVPTTAIGTDAFQEADVVGISRSCTKWNVMVRSVSELPRRINEAFEIAASGRPGPVLVDLPKDVTSAVLNHAIPTSSTIPNNALDTITRSAVTQFTTECIERAADLLNKAKKPVLYVGAGILNNPKGPQRLRELVDKAQIPVTTTLQGLGAFDQRDEKSLDMLGMHGSGTANMAIQNADLIIAMGARFDDRVTCNVSKFAPAAKLAAAEGRGGIIHFEISPKNINKVVEATEAIEGDVTRNLELFNQLVKPVKSRPEWFAQIKEWKRKFPYAYEHEDPGSPIKPQTLIKEINKQAIATGRETIITTGVGQHQMWAAQYITWTKPRTFLTSGGLGTMGFGLPAAIGAQVAKPDALVIDIDGDASFNMTLNELSSAVQAGTPIKIIILNNEEQGMVTQWQSLFYKHRYSHTHQQNPNFVKLAEAMGLKGARVSEQKDLSPAIAECLSYKDGPFLLEVMVEHKTPVLPMVPAGNGLEHFMSYNPKFEKEQKELRHKRTHGKY
- a CDS encoding uncharacterized protein (BUSCO:EOG093448N2); the encoded protein is MPKIPTKYKFKKRPPNGFSKIEPTLAKFSAKMKAAESKPLPLNRPKHESTWEIYKLNHQRSRYIFEIYYKKKMISRELYDWLLTNKFGDKELIAKWKKKGYENLCCLKCIQAKETNQGTTCICRVPRATLKETQKDKGKDTRCVNCGCRGCASSD
- a CDS encoding uncharacterized protein (BUSCO:EOG09340FA7), with translation MPAAKSLRDEIIKASNAADADNDPNRNNIESLDYNPLDDIMDLFNGSESLADLDSLMAYTNGYKLEIEGEILQRECDYNQRLSEVEKPSMELDKLQMQLDELLLEFNSTKRLAENTGATINSMTANIKKLDSCKKNLTLSMTILKRLQMLVTAYDALEKLINNETTIRDYNQIKQLLSAVLELMQHFQTYKSIDEINTLNKKIVSMRNRVIDEIFKDFEAEFNETLNNPTILQACDILDILGKAYRDKLTNWYVNVLLKELTGIFRSSEEAGSLENLNRRYIFFQRILTNFQQVHSKMFPKDWKMPIALSNRFCEVTRKDLKEVTAKETRLNGPHVDANLLLTALAQTLDFESYLNQKFKMYSDFGDSTTFNFDRSISDVFEPYLNVWIDHQGSIIERKFLDYLNPSSMYRKSGVAEGGDNGSDVGHRKNSNSEEKSEVVTDEGINVLESAADLFRNYRQMLGQLAKLTHGRPLIRLSKLFSKYLMEYQRRILQILIPDGNKLLSANAQEQAEVIDIVCLVLNTADYCSTTTSQLSVKLCSLLEPKELSKEIDFSSLEESFLDMVTHCMTAIYSKIDGDLQYAWREMANNNWRMMKEVTGESRHMTSIKSTLNEDCELIFDKLNKSSYARNFIDKLAELVVDDMTLNIVKLQPITEVMAEQFILDLQTLKGFFLNLPLKAAYGAKIKGSPNFGKFISSKISEVVALMKVLMVPHKPTDSYIVNYFGNIKDSNFNNFVKTLKLKGMLRNDATFEKDKFKYMDLFKTQLRSFQETSDDNLDESNSFIERLNVDKMTSMSSRSKYTSPTIVQTPSISPSVGSNISSFFNSSRPNFNIDRHHLEKNLAKTFSDNKISFGKFFKKGAN
- a CDS encoding uncharacterized protein (EggNog:ENOG41), with translation MKVGDIHRFIITYVPDDPEGICQSLYIGVKNVENVFLTPNILSGPYMLYCDIAPADFDNTKRCFITADQPHYNPNVMPGQNIHASLSCHTMQSKHVWVVNVISQIVFNTSSEINFEIFICRKPEQLHKRYYKDFYGNFAQNLDVQHFTTLDLWNQPPLFIPCKEHPVHLVILTHGLYSNTTADMFYMKQRIQQMCARTGENIVIRGFTGNVCKTERGVKYLGRRLAEWIVKTVVPEIGQVMKISFIAHSLGGLVQTFAIAYIQHNYPNFFHTVHPENFVAMASPLLGISNENPAYVKLFLSMGVVGKTGQDLGLQSSKPLLLLLPSKATRKVLRKFKRRTVYANTLHDGIVPLRTAALLFLDWNGLAQMYGTLKLSGSLNPNYENLEEAASSDEHVSEIPANVEREEDDENQDQDQVIAESTGNSLSDSAGIEVAAEGPDGNGQGMLDLIKAKLQSWVSTTPSTAGNTRMSKKVKRYQRFQTTIDDDDGDVSDVQKVPATPIPKTNILSGLSRVLLPPRPDSDFILDPSTRNNVILHDKIYRPSMIPKPKISKSNSFINSMDTTSRQRMLEEKIARKWHKGLTWRKVLVNIPPDAHNNMIVRRNFANAYGWPVVQHMVESHFGEKCYKGEDWGDFALNPEDEASDSDEGDLGIEEKMSKILDKEHAKSIAESNKSTQIPVKPNPKRQPIASTDQEEEEEDDEDESWMDDNNSIIYDGPTGMLNTIPEGVSGQVEALKKTIFFDEEDKTDLHEHKNYKLDPSEEDAKSTFANDPSQLMNNYL
- a CDS encoding uncharacterized protein (BUSCO:EOG093446RN), which encodes MEDFTIHLTSDLTSSERRLSPDWTLKYFKHRVEYITGIPPESQKIWIYETNDSNEREQIDSLLNEETTLLEDLHISPFTRIHIESTSNDPDMIQLQKELLNPEDQDEEGLFKLEEKRYDEMAHTVKKWKLEKKLGRYDPAFTGKIQELLEENEVKAKTIRVGDRCKLHNSSFERLGTVRYVGKIPEINNENSWVGVELDEPYGKNDGSIKGVKYFTCKLNYGSFVKPIVVETGDFPQEKLDFNSDEEEDEL